CCTTCTGCCACATATCCAAACACAGCTGCTTTTTCCTTAAGCAGAAGAGGAAAAAGTTCACTGCTGAAATCACATTTCTTATTTTTCCCATAATATTTAAATATTTCTGGTTCTAAAATATATATTCCTGTATTTACCTTGTCGCTGAATACTTCACCCCATCCTGGCTTCTCCAAAAAGCCAGTTACTTTTCCTTTATCATCTGTAACTACCACCCCAAATTCTAAGGGTACCGGTTCTTCTTTAAGTACCAATGTTGCCACAGCACCTTTGCTCTTATGATAAGAAATAGCTCTGGACAAATCTATGTCCGTAAGGGCATCTCCGCTTATAACAATAAAAGTATCATTTAAAAATGCCTCTGCATTTTTAACGCTTCCTGCAGTACCTAAAGGGGTCTCTTCTACAAAGTAACTTATATTAACCCCAAAATCCCTGCCATCCCCAAAATAATTTATTATTTCATCCGGAAGATATTGTAGGGTGGCTCCAATATCTTCTATTCCCGTATTCTTAAGTAATTCTAATGCATATTCCATTATAGGTTTACCCATAACGGGCATCATGGGTTTAGGTATGTTGCAGGTTAAGGGCCTTAACCTGGTTCCCTCTCCTCCGGCCATTATTACAGCTTTCACAACCATCACACCCTCTATCCATTTTTAATATTTACGCCTTGCTTTTTTCTTTACTTTTGGTACTACTTCTTTTTCTTCCTGAAGTCTGACTTTTACTTTTAACGCCAGCCCCTACTTTTACCTTCTTATCTTTATTTTCTTTTCTATCTTCCTCTCTACTTTCCCTAAGATCTTCATAATACTCTAAAATCTCTTCCTCTTTAAAATTATCTCTTGCAGGTTCATTGTGATTAGTTCTTGCAACTTCTGCTAAATCCTTATTTTCCTCATTTAAACTTTTATACAACCTGTAATCTTCTCTAAAAGATTCATTATTATTTCCCATCTCTAATTTCCTCCATTCCGTACCACCGGCTTCTTCTAAAACTTCATCATACATTTTCATAGTAAGATCTGCTACTCTATTCCATGTAAATCTATCTTTTACAGTACTCTTTCCATTATCGCTTATATACTTAGCAAAGGCATCATCATGTAATAGCTGAACTACATTATCTGCTATACTATTGGAATTTCCATTTATACACTTAAGTCCGTTATCTCCATGATCCACAATCTCACTTAATCCACCTGTATCTGAAACAACTACAGGACATCCTGCTGCCATAGCCTCCAGAGCCACAATACCAAAAGGCTCATAAAGAGATGGAAATACCGCTGCACTGGATACTCTGTATAATTTATCCTTTTCTGATTCATCCATATATCCTGTAAATAAAAATTTATCTTCCAATCCAAAATATCTGACTTTATCCTTCAATTCCTCTGTCATAGGACCTGTACCTGCTATTATAAATTTAGAATCATTGTATCTACTTATTATACTAGGAGCAGCTTCTATAAGAAGATGTATTCCCTTCTCAAAAACATGCCTTCCTATACAAAAGATTATCTTTTCATTATCCATGGCGTATTTTCTTCTGAATGAAAGCCAATCAAATTCAAAGTCAAATTTATCCACATTAATTCCATTTGGAATAACCCATATCTTTTCTTCAGGAGTTGAAAACAGCTTATTTATCTGGCTTTTCATATAATTACTGCAGGCAACTACTTTCCATGACTCATAGGTAAGCATCCATTCTGTAGCAGAGATATATCTTTGAGTTACAGTATTTATTCCCCCATTTCTTCCGTATTCTGTAGCATGCATAGTACATAAAACAGGTATCTTAAAAGACCATTTTAAAGTCTTTGCACAAAATGCAGTAAGCCAATCATGAACATGTATTAAATCAAATTTTTCACATTCATTTATCAATCTAATAGCTCTTTCTACCATGGCAAAATTAAGCTGCATTACCCACTTTGTAAAATCCTGTGTATCTATAGCATAAGGTGTAACCCTGTGAACAAAAACTCCCTTATCATTTTCATCTACAGGTGCCCTGCCTTCTTCACAGGTAATAACATGAACTTCATTTCCCTTCTCACAAAGAGAATGGGATAAATAATATACATGATTTGATAATCCTCCTATAGTTTTAGGAGGGTATTCCCAAGAAATCATTAAAATTTTCATTATATCACTCTTTTCTTTATAAATTTTATCTTTAAAATTATCAGTAAAATTGTCAAAATTTACTGATATAGTTTTGTTTCTTATGATTTTACCTACTTATAAAAATAAGAAATTTTAAGTTCATATTTATTATAATTACTTTTCCACCTACTTATACACTTTATCATAATATTCCATAATCATTCTATCTGCTGAATATCTTTCCACCATAGCATTTACACTGGCTACCATCATTTCATTCCATTTATTTTTATCGTTATAATAAGTTTCCAAAACTTTGTTAATTAATACATCATAGAGACTTTTTCCATCATGAATATCCTGTTCACTTTCAGTTCTACCTATAAATCCATTTCCTATCTGCCATCCTGTAACTTCATCCCAACAAGCCTCTGGCCACCATCCATCCAATGTACTTAAATTCAATACTCCATTTACAGCAGCCTTCATACCCGAGGTACCACAAGCTTCCTTAGTAACCCTTGGATTGTTAAGCCATACATCTACTCCCCTTGTGAGTAGTGCTCCTTTTTCCATATTGTAATTATTGACAAAGACTACAGATT
This window of the Clostridium kluyveri DSM 555 genome carries:
- a CDS encoding glycosyltransferase family 4 protein, with the protein product MKILMISWEYPPKTIGGLSNHVYYLSHSLCEKGNEVHVITCEEGRAPVDENDKGVFVHRVTPYAIDTQDFTKWVMQLNFAMVERAIRLINECEKFDLIHVHDWLTAFCAKTLKWSFKIPVLCTMHATEYGRNGGINTVTQRYISATEWMLTYESWKVVACSNYMKSQINKLFSTPEEKIWVIPNGINVDKFDFEFDWLSFRRKYAMDNEKIIFCIGRHVFEKGIHLLIEAAPSIISRYNDSKFIIAGTGPMTEELKDKVRYFGLEDKFLFTGYMDESEKDKLYRVSSAAVFPSLYEPFGIVALEAMAAGCPVVVSDTGGLSEIVDHGDNGLKCINGNSNSIADNVVQLLHDDAFAKYISDNGKSTVKDRFTWNRVADLTMKMYDEVLEEAGGTEWRKLEMGNNNESFREDYRLYKSLNEENKDLAEVARTNHNEPARDNFKEEEILEYYEDLRESREEDRKENKDKKVKVGAGVKSKSQTSGRKRSSTKSKEKSKA